The proteins below come from a single Dermacentor albipictus isolate Rhodes 1998 colony chromosome 7, USDA_Dalb.pri_finalv2, whole genome shotgun sequence genomic window:
- the LOC135919259 gene encoding GDP-D-glucose phosphorylase 1 isoform X3 — MKLKEFEYGEDDLVYDVAPSREPKPTRFDELLQSKWNEAMANGHFWYKLEKLETRILPGKYGFVAQLNTKRAQERRKPQHVSSICMPFDGSIFNFTKLKEGEMLFSLKNVNKEQDSAKEVGHWVVINVSPVEYCNSLLVPSLYNCLPQILTPVSLRLAIDMVLLSGSPNFRLGFNSLGGHASVNHHHFHLYYLEHRLYIETARVNHLWSECYEIVDYPAKGFVFQVTKDNKETVIQELMILVQMLLNTSTAHNLFVTRGTSFKSDNIDGVEQPVVRVFLWARHSCYGAKDESAFNVALCELSGHLIMKNNEGYLAATEDSVSQELRNFCDDTFAEVRSQVVAMNRNCNSSLHASPSNS; from the exons ATGAAGCTGAAGGAGTTTGAGTACGGAGAGGACGATCTCGTGTACGACGTGGCGCCGAGCCGTGAGCCAAAGCCGACCCGGTTCGATGAGCTGTTGCAGTCCAAATGGAACGAGGCCATGGCGAACGGCCACTTCTGGTACAAGCTGGAAAAACTGGAGACGCGAATACTGCCCGGGAAATACGGATTCGTGGCGCAG CTCAACACGAAGAGAGcccaggaaaggaggaagcctcaACATGTCAGTTCCATTTGCATGCCATTTGACGGCAGCATCTTCAACTTCACAAAGCTCAAAGAGGGAGAG ATGCTGTTTTCTCTGAAGAATGTTAACAAAGAACAAGACAGTGCAAAAGAA GTGGGGCACTGGGTGGTGATCAATGTCAGCCCGGTTGAGTACTGCAATTCTCTGCTAGTTCCCAGCCTGTACAACTGTCTGCCACAG ATACTCACGCCCGTGTCACTGCGTCTGGCAATTGATATGGTGCTACTAAGTGGCAGCCC AAATTTCCGTCTTGGTTTCAACAGCCTTGGTGGCCATGCCTCGGTGAATCACCACCACTTCCACCTCTATTACCTGGAACATAGGCTTTACATTGAAACAGCT AGGGTCAACCACCTGTGGAGCGAATGCTACGAAATCGTAGACTATCCTGCCAAGGGATTTGTTTTTCAAGTGACTAAAGACAACAAGGAAACTGTTATTCA GGAACTGATGATACTTGTCCAGATGCTGCTAAACACTTCTACAGCTCATAACCTGTTTGTGACGAGGGGTACAAGCTTTAAATCGGACAATATAGATGGCGTTGAACAACCAGTGGTTCGTGTATTCCTGTGGGCACGCCATTCTTGCTACG GTGCAAAAGATGAGTCTGCATTCAACGTTGCTCTCTGTGAGCTGTCGGGGCATCTAATAATGAAAA ACAACGAAGGATACCTCGCTGCAACCGAAGACTCTGTCTCACAAGAGCTCCGCAATTTTTGCGACGACACCTTCGCAGAAGTGCGTTCCCAAGTGGTGGCAATGAACAGAAACTGCAACAGCAGCCTGCACGCCAGTCCCTCCAACAGCTGA
- the LOC135919259 gene encoding GDP-D-glucose phosphorylase 1 isoform X1, translated as MCKIHFSPTIPAQERRLFFGGTMKLKEFEYGEDDLVYDVAPSREPKPTRFDELLQSKWNEAMANGHFWYKLEKLETRILPGKYGFVAQLNTKRAQERRKPQHVSSICMPFDGSIFNFTKLKEGEMLFSLKNVNKEQDSAKEVGHWVVINVSPVEYCNSLLVPSLYNCLPQILTPVSLRLAIDMVLLSGSPNFRLGFNSLGGHASVNHHHFHLYYLEHRLYIETARVNHLWSECYEIVDYPAKGFVFQVTKDNKETVIQELMILVQMLLNTSTAHNLFVTRGTSFKSDNIDGVEQPVVRVFLWARHSCYGAKDESAFNVALCELSGHLIMKNNEGYLAATEDSVSQELRNFCDDTFAEVRSQVVAMNRNCNSSLHASPSNS; from the exons ATGTGCAAGATTCATTTCTCTCCCACCATTCCTGCCCAA gAGAGGCGGCTGTTCTTCGGCGGAACCATGAAGCTGAAGGAGTTTGAGTACGGAGAGGACGATCTCGTGTACGACGTGGCGCCGAGCCGTGAGCCAAAGCCGACCCGGTTCGATGAGCTGTTGCAGTCCAAATGGAACGAGGCCATGGCGAACGGCCACTTCTGGTACAAGCTGGAAAAACTGGAGACGCGAATACTGCCCGGGAAATACGGATTCGTGGCGCAG CTCAACACGAAGAGAGcccaggaaaggaggaagcctcaACATGTCAGTTCCATTTGCATGCCATTTGACGGCAGCATCTTCAACTTCACAAAGCTCAAAGAGGGAGAG ATGCTGTTTTCTCTGAAGAATGTTAACAAAGAACAAGACAGTGCAAAAGAA GTGGGGCACTGGGTGGTGATCAATGTCAGCCCGGTTGAGTACTGCAATTCTCTGCTAGTTCCCAGCCTGTACAACTGTCTGCCACAG ATACTCACGCCCGTGTCACTGCGTCTGGCAATTGATATGGTGCTACTAAGTGGCAGCCC AAATTTCCGTCTTGGTTTCAACAGCCTTGGTGGCCATGCCTCGGTGAATCACCACCACTTCCACCTCTATTACCTGGAACATAGGCTTTACATTGAAACAGCT AGGGTCAACCACCTGTGGAGCGAATGCTACGAAATCGTAGACTATCCTGCCAAGGGATTTGTTTTTCAAGTGACTAAAGACAACAAGGAAACTGTTATTCA GGAACTGATGATACTTGTCCAGATGCTGCTAAACACTTCTACAGCTCATAACCTGTTTGTGACGAGGGGTACAAGCTTTAAATCGGACAATATAGATGGCGTTGAACAACCAGTGGTTCGTGTATTCCTGTGGGCACGCCATTCTTGCTACG GTGCAAAAGATGAGTCTGCATTCAACGTTGCTCTCTGTGAGCTGTCGGGGCATCTAATAATGAAAA ACAACGAAGGATACCTCGCTGCAACCGAAGACTCTGTCTCACAAGAGCTCCGCAATTTTTGCGACGACACCTTCGCAGAAGTGCGTTCCCAAGTGGTGGCAATGAACAGAAACTGCAACAGCAGCCTGCACGCCAGTCCCTCCAACAGCTGA
- the LOC135919264 gene encoding uncharacterized protein isoform X2 — MWKNIFGRSTTIYMEVADNPTAGVSEQAPDVRAGGDQREIEDIELAAGLARDNDSIVWDPKPCNCVADGPKCRECLGAGRNAVKVQMESWSVEKTVIFGIILGAFFIWAVVFGICLNVFKL; from the exons ATGTGGAAGAACATATTCGGCCGGTCGACGACCATCTAC ATGGAAGTGGCCGACAATCCAACAGCGGGTGTATCGGAACAAGCCCCAGACGTACGGGCAGGCGGTGACCAGAGAGAGATTGAGGATATCGAACTGGCAGCAGGCCTCGCACGGGACAATGACAGCATCGTGTGGGACCCAAAGCCTTGCAACTGTGTTGCCGACGGACCGAAGTGCCGCGAGTGCTTGGGAGCGGGGAGGAATGCCGTAAAGGTGCAAATGGAGTCTTGGTCCGTGGAGAAGACTGTGATATTTGGCATAATCCTCGGCGCTTTCTTCATCTGGGCAGTCGTGTTTGGCATCTGCCTCAACGTGTTCAAGCTCTAA
- the LOC135919259 gene encoding GDP-D-glucose phosphorylase 1 isoform X2 yields the protein MQTVSAAPERRLFFGGTMKLKEFEYGEDDLVYDVAPSREPKPTRFDELLQSKWNEAMANGHFWYKLEKLETRILPGKYGFVAQLNTKRAQERRKPQHVSSICMPFDGSIFNFTKLKEGEMLFSLKNVNKEQDSAKEVGHWVVINVSPVEYCNSLLVPSLYNCLPQILTPVSLRLAIDMVLLSGSPNFRLGFNSLGGHASVNHHHFHLYYLEHRLYIETARVNHLWSECYEIVDYPAKGFVFQVTKDNKETVIQELMILVQMLLNTSTAHNLFVTRGTSFKSDNIDGVEQPVVRVFLWARHSCYGAKDESAFNVALCELSGHLIMKNNEGYLAATEDSVSQELRNFCDDTFAEVRSQVVAMNRNCNSSLHASPSNS from the exons ATGCAGACTGTCAGCGCGGCCCCG gAGAGGCGGCTGTTCTTCGGCGGAACCATGAAGCTGAAGGAGTTTGAGTACGGAGAGGACGATCTCGTGTACGACGTGGCGCCGAGCCGTGAGCCAAAGCCGACCCGGTTCGATGAGCTGTTGCAGTCCAAATGGAACGAGGCCATGGCGAACGGCCACTTCTGGTACAAGCTGGAAAAACTGGAGACGCGAATACTGCCCGGGAAATACGGATTCGTGGCGCAG CTCAACACGAAGAGAGcccaggaaaggaggaagcctcaACATGTCAGTTCCATTTGCATGCCATTTGACGGCAGCATCTTCAACTTCACAAAGCTCAAAGAGGGAGAG ATGCTGTTTTCTCTGAAGAATGTTAACAAAGAACAAGACAGTGCAAAAGAA GTGGGGCACTGGGTGGTGATCAATGTCAGCCCGGTTGAGTACTGCAATTCTCTGCTAGTTCCCAGCCTGTACAACTGTCTGCCACAG ATACTCACGCCCGTGTCACTGCGTCTGGCAATTGATATGGTGCTACTAAGTGGCAGCCC AAATTTCCGTCTTGGTTTCAACAGCCTTGGTGGCCATGCCTCGGTGAATCACCACCACTTCCACCTCTATTACCTGGAACATAGGCTTTACATTGAAACAGCT AGGGTCAACCACCTGTGGAGCGAATGCTACGAAATCGTAGACTATCCTGCCAAGGGATTTGTTTTTCAAGTGACTAAAGACAACAAGGAAACTGTTATTCA GGAACTGATGATACTTGTCCAGATGCTGCTAAACACTTCTACAGCTCATAACCTGTTTGTGACGAGGGGTACAAGCTTTAAATCGGACAATATAGATGGCGTTGAACAACCAGTGGTTCGTGTATTCCTGTGGGCACGCCATTCTTGCTACG GTGCAAAAGATGAGTCTGCATTCAACGTTGCTCTCTGTGAGCTGTCGGGGCATCTAATAATGAAAA ACAACGAAGGATACCTCGCTGCAACCGAAGACTCTGTCTCACAAGAGCTCCGCAATTTTTGCGACGACACCTTCGCAGAAGTGCGTTCCCAAGTGGTGGCAATGAACAGAAACTGCAACAGCAGCCTGCACGCCAGTCCCTCCAACAGCTGA
- the LOC135919264 gene encoding uncharacterized protein isoform X1 translates to MDESSKCCEKKNGSNNGRGTHFGATSTTYGSMEVADNPTAGVSEQAPDVRAGGDQREIEDIELAAGLARDNDSIVWDPKPCNCVADGPKCRECLGAGRNAVKVQMESWSVEKTVIFGIILGAFFIWAVVFGICLNVFKL, encoded by the exons ATGGACGAATCGAGCAAGTGTTGCGAGAAAAAGAACGGCAGTAACAATGGTCGTGGGACGCACTTCGGCGCGACGTCTACGACGTACGGGTCG ATGGAAGTGGCCGACAATCCAACAGCGGGTGTATCGGAACAAGCCCCAGACGTACGGGCAGGCGGTGACCAGAGAGAGATTGAGGATATCGAACTGGCAGCAGGCCTCGCACGGGACAATGACAGCATCGTGTGGGACCCAAAGCCTTGCAACTGTGTTGCCGACGGACCGAAGTGCCGCGAGTGCTTGGGAGCGGGGAGGAATGCCGTAAAGGTGCAAATGGAGTCTTGGTCCGTGGAGAAGACTGTGATATTTGGCATAATCCTCGGCGCTTTCTTCATCTGGGCAGTCGTGTTTGGCATCTGCCTCAACGTGTTCAAGCTCTAA